The genomic stretch TTACCAGATAACTTCTTCTCGCTAGCGGATCAGGGAATGATCAATTTCAAGAGGACATCATCATCACCGTCCAATAAATGGTGGTTTTGGAACGGAGGGATAGAATTCGAAGACGGTACCAAGCTTGGTGCTGATGTTGTGTTTCTCGCCACTGGTTTCGATGGAAAACGAAAACTGAAGGCTTTGTTACCTGAGCCTTTCCGCAGTTTGGTGGAGGACTCCTCTGGAATCATGCCTTTATACAGGTTTCCTTCATTTTTCCATACACATTATACAGGTCTTTGgttagtaaaaaaagaaaaaagaaaaaaaatgaagaacacataatttatcattaatttcattattatgtttttacttttatttttcatctatTTCTTACCAACAGCAAAGACATACGACTCAGGTCTCTTAATTTATCGTTGATATGGTTGCAGGGGCACTATCCATCCTCTAATACCACATATGGCCTTTGTTGGTTACATAGAAAGTGTCTCGAATCTTCACACAGCAGAGATACGGTGCAAATGGCTAGCCCGACTCGTTGAAGATCGATTCAAGCTCCCAAGCGTCGAGAAAATGTTGGACCAAACAACTAAAGAGATAGAAATTATGAAGAAGACTACCAGGTTCTACAAGAGACACTGCATTTCCACTTTCAGTATCAATCATAGTGACGAAATATGCGAAGAGATGGGTTGGAGttcatggaggaagaagaattgGTTTTTGGAAGCCTTTAGTCCTTACAATAGCCAAGACtatgaagaagggaaagaaaaaatgatcTAAACTTATTACCATTGTCATCAGCTAATAATAATTTGAAGGGAATGAGTTTTTGGTCAGAAAGTGTGGCCTAAACCAGTGCCCCCTGGATCTCTCTACTCTCTCAATAAAAGgcagaaatgtcatttcatagaaggggaggagagagattgataCATGGGAGTATTAGCATAGGCCACCTTCCTCGACAAAAATCATTTTCCCTGATTAATATTATTACTATTTAATCCTCTTTATTAATTGTTCAGAGCCTTTAGGCAGGTCAGTATCAATATAatgtgttattattattattattgtaaccatcaataatcatcatcatcatgtggTATTAATAGAAAAACTTGATCAGTTATTTACTACTATGtatcttctccctctcttgctctctcccTTCAGTTACCTATGCAACTATATATGCCAATTCTATATTTCTcagaggaaaaaggaaaaatatttttatatactagaatacctctctctctctctctctctctctctctctctcaaaagaaaAACGAAAATGGAGGACCATAGGCGCTTTTGAACTCCACTTTTACTCCCACCTCCATTTGGCTATTTTAGTCAAGGTcactttattatttattaatgttAGAGCAAAGGTTCTGTGAACAGTAAGGATATCCTACACCACTTCatagaaaataattaaattatgaaaaaaggGGTTCCTGATTCGTGTGGCCCTTACGTCCAGAGATAGAGGTCAGAAAAATTACTCTTCACCCTTCTGAAACTCAAAAAACCCCATCTTATATTATTTCCCATGCTAGTAGAAAATTATACATCCTAAAACagtataaattatttgatttaaTAGAAAGTTGAAATGATTTGGGTGCTTGTGAACTTTTATATTTGATAGGTGTCTGCGGAATTAATTTGTTTAATAATTTAGAATGTTTCGAAATTTATACCCATTTGAATGTTTCTACGTGATCCCTTTAGGTTTAGATTTCCGATGTATTTATATGTTATTGAATATGTTAGTTGTAATTTAAACCTTTAAAGCATTCCAATGATTTATAGATTTTATGGAACATGATTTACCCACTGGGTAAtagaactaggggtgtcaaacgggGTGGTTTCGGTCATTTGATCTGATTTCGGTTTGATCTATAATTTGATAAGGTAAAACTAAAATCGCATCGGATAAGAATAAActgaattcaaaatatttttcatccgattttggttttatcagTTTCTAATTGCCTTTTTTTATTTGGCTTACAATTGATTTACATGCATTTTATAGTGttgatttcaaaaaataatttgtaAATTCAATTTGTAATTACATTTGGTTCACATTTGGAGATCACAGAGAAGGAGatgggagaaaaagagagatagtATAAGATTTACCTCCGTGCGACTCAAAAGAATAGAAGTAGAATGTTGAAGTTAAAGGCTAGCAATGAGAAGACATGGGATTTATAATTGTTGAGGTAAAggataaaagataaaaattaaatatgttACTTTGTAACTTTTAAACTATAAcacaaataatcaaatatagaaaTATAGAAGCATAGAATTAGTCCATCAAAACAGTGAAACACGTTAACATGGTAACACTATTGGTGGAGGTTAACTGTCAGTTATGGTCCAGAatcaaactaaaccaaaccgaaaAAATGacccctaaaaccaaaatcagatcATTTTTATAAGATATGGTTCAATTCAATCATAAACAGTTGATTTCGATTCCGATACAGTTTCAATTACATTTTGAAACCCTTAAACTGAACCAAAGTCAAACCAAATATTTAAAACTGAGATAAAACCTAATAACCGAAGCTAGTAATcggtgttttttttctttcctgaaCAAAATAGAACGAAAATGAAGGGAAGACCTAGTCTAACATCAGCTAAAGGAAAGTCTAGACTTTTTTGTGGGCCCATCTCTTCTCTCAGTtgttaggccctctttggtatcatttttcatttttatttttgttcacaaaaatgattttgtttgcatttgatatcatttatggagcttgtttctatttaaaaaaaaaaattggtaaaacacaaaaaccaaaaagagatcaagaatcatttatgtgttttggcaaaaaatgatcttcagttatttttgcgctagactttaatgagcatgtgTTTAAAGGTTCAATATgaaggggtaaagtagtcatttgctttgtaattagaaatccaaaccccttgccccctcttttgccgtccaaagtggagaaagagagttataaaaaagatgggtgaagagatttgaagagaatctcttcacccatttctttagaaaactattttgcacataAAGATaccaaacatttttcacaaaaaaatatttttttcaagtagttaccaaaacAATTTTATGTTAtgataaaaattgattttcattaatgatttttattaaatagataaaaataaaaaaataaaaatgatatcaGAGAGGGCCTTATTTACGTATCCTTTCTCTTCTCACAAAAAATGGAACATGGTTCCTTACTTGTTCTCATATGTTCTACCTCCCATATATCCTCATTTATATGCTATTTCTTTACTAATTTCTGTACATATTTTCAGGCTAATTCGATCTGGACCGTCCATTTAGTACTTCTATACCAATAATGAGCCCAAGGCATGCAAATGAATTTCAATTCTTCAGTCCCTGTAGAACCATTCCAGAATTGAAAGATTAACCAAAAGTCAATTGCTTAATTCTGGGCCAATTTTGGGACTTGCAGTAGAATTGGCCTTTTAGAATTAAGCCAAAGGTAAAGAAAAATTATACACAGAGGGAGCGATTGGTTTGAGGAATTCTCAAGGAAAAAGGCAAGTGTTTCATTTCTACCATTATTCTCCTCTTCCGCTTGTGGTATTTCACACCTTATCAAGCCTTTATTAATAGGGAAAAATGgacccaaaaaagaagaagaaaacaaaccaAGAGTTGATAACAAAAATTAATCAATCTCCACTCCACTTGTCCACTTAGTGTAACCACTCGGCGTCCATTCCATCAATTTCTCCAATATCCATGCTGCATCCAAAATCAATAAGCAGGGAAAGAACAATCAAATGAAAGGAATTAAcacaataaataaagaaatagataaggaaatcaactctatCAACACATCTAAGTAACTATCAGATCAATTATGGCCTCCTGAGGCCCAGCCCATCTTTCCCACTACTTGGACTTAAATTCAGCTACCATGGGGCTGGATCAAAGATAACAGAATCTAAGAAGGAGAAGCAAAGATTTCGAAAGTCTTACAAGAGATAAGTTTCATTGATTTAAAgctatttttttcattaaagagataagtttcattgatttaaagctatttttttcattaaaaaaaaaaaatcaatggagtAGAGTTcacaagggaccttcgccttagGAAGCCTAGTATGACTCGATGCATGCAGTTGTAGGGTCAATATGAATCATGCCGAAGGCGTGAATGTCCATCCttagcaaaaaacaaaaaaaaaaaaaaaaagaaaaaaagaaaaaaagagaggggagTAGGGGTTGAAATTGGCTAAATGAAGATTCAATTGCACTCAAAGTCAATTCAAAAGAAACGTTTgttctaccccaaaaaaaaaagtttggaaaTCGGCTATAATCAGAATTGGGTTCGGTCAATTCTGGTTCCAATCCGATCCTTTAAACCATGAGACTTATAAGAGGTTGAATATAATGAGCACTGGATGGACTAAAATTCCTTCCCCCNNNNNNNNNNNNNNNNNNNNcccccccccccccccccaattctCAGTAAGACAAAGGATCAAAACTCCTTCTCCTTAGTTTTAAAGACTGCAAATATGTTCTGTAACCATCAAGAGGGATGTTTTCTCACTAGATATGTGGAATTATAGCTTATCCGGGCTTGAACTTGATGTGAGCCAAATAAGCAGCCCCAGAAAACACATGGGTTGGGAACTTGGGGTTTCATTATTAGGTAAAGAACTAAGAGGCCCATGAGCCAATTAAACCCCAATTACAATCCCTAAACAAGCCAATTAATTGGTTTTTAATTCTTACCAGGGCAAGGCAGGATCTTGGGAATACTCCAAATTCTGTTGCAAGAAGCAGTTCTCATCTGCGTTTGCATTCAACCAAGATGGGAACTCCATGATCTCATCAAAGGGGTTGTAAAACCCATCTTCTTGTTTGCTCTCCTGGTCTGGGCTGatctccatggtcttgaggaacTTAAACCACCAAGCTGATGTCATCAAATTCAAAGTATCATTCCATTCCATCTGATGCTTCTCTCCAATGGATCTGATCTCTGCCATCTCCTCATCATCCATGGCCGGATGGAGAAGACTTTCCTTCCTCACACCACAGTCACTACCATCATCCATCATTGGAGGTTCTTCGGCTGATATGGTGGAAGATGATGGTGGAGCTTCCTCCATGGCAGTTGGAGGAGAAtaagaagatgatgaggaagaggaggaggatgatgagTAGATTGATGGGTTGTTGTTGTAGGTAAAATCATGGAGGTTGAGATTTAGGCCTAGGGTTTGATTGGGTAGGGAAAAATTGTAGTTCTCaataggggaagaagaagaagaagaagaagaaggccatGAGAAATGAGTCTGAGGGGGGAAGGCAAGGGGTGGAGAGTAGGCTACATAATTGGAGTagttggtggtggtgttgtCTAATTGATGGAGTACTCTAGGGTTTCTTctggatttcatcttctctgCATGTTGTAAGGAAGGTTGAGGAGGTTGAATTTGGGGTGGTGGAGGTTCCAATGTTTGGAGTGGGTGTTGTTCATTGGCTTGTTTCATGGAAGCTCTATGGAACTTAAGTGCAGTCACAATCTCTCTCCTTGCCTCAGCCATATTTAGAAGCCTTTCTTGGTAAGGCCTACTAGTATGGAGTCTTCTCCTCACCTGTTTCTTGGGTTGTTGAGGTTGTGGTTgttgttggttttgatttggttgttgGGTCTCACCCAAAACTTCGCTAAGATGGAACCCATCATCACAATCTCCAGCAACTGTGGTGGTGGGTTTATGGTTGGAAGGGTCTTTGGTTCTGGAGGAACTTAGTTGTTTGACAAGACTACGGATGTAAGCACCAGAGAGGTGAGgtccttctttcttctcatccATCTCCATTTCTGATCCTCCTTTCATCCCTTGCTTTGAGGATCGATTCCTCATTTTTGGTTTCTCTCCTCTGATTCACTCAAAAAATATCTAGGATGAAAACAGAGATGGAATTGGAATGTGGGAGAGAAAGAAACATGGTTTCTTTTCATAGCAGAGCTGCAGAGGTGGTCGAGGAAGGTGGTGGTCTCATGGTCATGGGTTCTATAAATAGGCCCAGACAAttagacattttagacttggactCACCTCT from Macadamia integrifolia cultivar HAES 741 chromosome 14, SCU_Mint_v3, whole genome shotgun sequence encodes the following:
- the LOC122061374 gene encoding uncharacterized protein LOC122061374 — its product is MRNRSSKQGMKGGSEMEMDEKKEGPHLSGAYIRSLVKQLSSSRTKDPSNHKPTTTVAGDCDDGFHLSEVLGETQQPNQNQQQPQPQQPKKQVRRRLHTSRPYQERLLNMAEARREIVTALKFHRASMKQANEQHPLQTLEPPPPQIQPPQPSLQHAEKMKSRRNPRVLHQLDNTTTNYSNYVAYSPPLAFPPQTHFSWPSSSSSSSSPIENYNFSLPNQTLGLNLNLHDFTYNNNPSIYSSSSSSSSSSSYSPPTAMEEAPPSSSTISAEEPPMMDDGSDCGVRKESLLHPAMDDEEMAEIRSIGEKHQMEWNDTLNLMTSAWWFKFLKTMEISPDQESKQEDGFYNPFDEIMEFPSWLNANADENCFLQQNLEYSQDPALPCMDIGEIDGMDAEWLH